A DNA window from Trypanosoma brucei brucei TREU927 chromosome 11 chr11_scaffold01 genomic scaffold, whole genome shotgun sequence contains the following coding sequences:
- a CDS encoding ATP-dependent DEAD/H RNA helicase, putative, protein MRCCVRALWRSEKRLPRRFREVPEEFTDFRSSDCRPLVFTPRRPEPLRDVSLSDVKIDESALQSTPLQELWQRPVATLDPERMGLPPYLVEYLHRRFEQLREGESPSEVHKCGFEGLTVVQARALQHFYARQDVALCAPTGTGKTFALCLALIARLMRDGPMKLFSVLFLAQNDNLCMQIARWMREMWWYKDDDRLVFTATSDVPPGVVYRRLTRELIRDGAGNVVKAVDRRPYVCVATPEVFWNFFRRHKEALEKRDASRGRKRRSFNRTPALPSLDLIVVDEVDDVLPSTSPNAAGNLLMKELYRFTKYQAPVQLVFTSATLAGSTVNHVRRFLKKNILESRTSRIFESEIQSFSQKVATTGNTSKVSVPANIQHLFYTADTLAEQRECVAVAMKQSNSTCCHSYDEGKILVILPESASRELFVREVLKPAFAGDAVEPEITRDDVPSCSPLRCSGQVNDTESSTRGKTLAPRGRKIIISGSSSVRGLDISGLTHVLMLATPRSSAEYAHWCGRVGRFGEHGVSVVILSRFAVREVSAFCEVLNIPFKVQRRYAAVDVDAERRSFGS, encoded by the coding sequence ATGAGATGCTGTGTCCGAGCCTTGTGGAGGAGTGAGAAGCGTCTTCCGCGCCGGTTCCGCGAGGTACCGGAGGAATTTACAGATTTTCGAAGTTCTGACTGCAGACCGCTGGTGTTCACCCCCAGAAGACCCGAGCCGCTGCGTGATGTGTCGCTGTCAGACGTAAAGATCGACGAGTCGGCGCTTCAGTCGACGCCTTTGCAGGAACTTTGGCAACGGCCCGTCGCAACACTCGATCCCGAACGGATGGGCCTCCCCCCGTACCTTGTCGAATACCTCCACCGCCGTTTTGAGCAACTGCGGGAGGGTGAGTCTCCCTCGGAAGTGCATAAGTGCGGCTTTGAAGGCCTTACGGTCGTGCAGGCGCGTGCCCTGCAGCACTTCTACGCGCGCCAAGACGTGGCCCTCTGCGCCCCGACGGGGACTGGAAAGACGTTCGCTCTGTGTCTGGCTCTTATAGCAAGACTGATGCGTGACGGTCCGATGAAGCTTTTTTCTGTCCTTTTCCTTGCTCAGAACGACAACCTCTGCATGCAGATAGCCCGGTGGATGCGGGAAATGTGGTGGTACAAGGATGATGATCGGCTCGTGTTTACCGCAACCAGCGACGTACCTCCAGGCGTAGTGTACAGACGGCTCACACGGGAGTTGATTCGTGACGGGGCTGGGAACGTAGTGAAGGCGGTGGACCGGCGGCCTTATGTGTGCGTCGCAACCCCGGAGGTGTTTTGGAATTTTTTTCGGCGGCACAAGGAGGCTCTCGAGAAGCGCGATGCTTCACGGGGCCGAAAACGCCGTTCCTTCAACCGCACGCCTGCGCTTCCTAGCCTCGATCTCATCGTAGTGGATGAGGTGGATGATGTGCTGCCCTCCACATCCCCGAATGCTGCAGGTAATTTACTTATGAAAGAGCTTTACCGTTTTACCAAGTACCAGGCGCCGGTGCAGTTGGTATTCACGAGTGCCACTTTGGCTGGCTCCACAGTCAACCATGTGCGCCGGTTCTTGAAAAAGAACATATTGGAGTCGAGGACGTCCCGCATTTTCGAAAGTGAGATCCAGAGTTTTTCACAAAAAGTGGCAACAACGGGGAACACATCGAAGGTGAGTGTTCCAGCCAACATTCAGCACCTCTTTTACACGGCAGACACATTAGCGGAACAACGGGAGTGTGTTGCAGTAGCCATGAAGCAGTCAAACTCGACCTGTTGCCACAGTTACGACGAGGGGAAGATTTTAGTGATATTACCGGAGTCGGCGAGCCGAGAGCTCTTCGTTCGGGAGGTGCTGAAACCTGCTTTTGCAGGGGATGCTGTCGAGCCTGAGATAACTCGAGATGATGTGCCCTCCTGTAGTCCGCTGCGCTGCAGCGGGCAAGTGAATGACACTGAATCTTCCACTCGTGGCAAAACATTGGCACCGCGTGGAAggaaaattattatttccggTTCATCTTCCGTACGTGGCCTCGATATTTCTGGGTTAACTCATGTACTTATGCTGGCGACACCTCGGTCGTCAGCGGAGTACGCGCATTGGTGCGGTCGAGTTGGTCGTTTTGGTGAACATGGAGTCTCAGTTGTTATCTTGAGTCGTTTTGCAGTGCGTGAGGTTAGCGCGTTTTGTGAGGTCCTGAATATCCCATTCAAGGTACAGAGACGTTACGCTGCAGTTGATGTCGATGCGGAGCGACGTTCCTTTGGATCGTAG
- a CDS encoding hypothetical protein, conserved (GPI-Anchor Signal predicted for Tb11.01.8300 by DGPI v2.04 with cleavage site probability 2.3220003 near 567) → MLNPGDHPEQLSAVAAFAVCDNASATQPALRVRRDPTFSPPVSAQQWVDVAMSCLQRNNVPLERLMSMMEDTSRALVDDEEEGSDSSPPMPTAHHSQHSTTDQTQQDDDDSYCVAGINAECEGGLAPSTTFPTVVGSRRWLAARFLLLGSRLGVQGGTEVSLREAVRLAERAVSAHCCPLTILQLCTACYCLGREVKESGGRSTLEGRVRKLLEYSSGLVMARNMSNPMDAILLAKQAWLSALVGEERRAMEIVKFLLKRCQAEAEVLVLLALLHSASGEHEEASKVAGHAGQMYPLNVLCGVVFTALQNMVDDADHRKQKCVENLLAVLVGRVEAASKEAPQEVSSTSGHAVFPVDDSAMKLFSLDDVWSSGGKHKRLIAGHWALLAHVALLVGCGSIAQLAADAGLEYISGVQGEQKQAYCDLLCSAARVKIDLIEGSFDYFLRQRRFAQNWGAAAQLRGVKDDRYMREQRKLLSHDEVLSLQTMLGKALQVGSHCAEAYLLLGRLDLLVALGPGNVSSTRETHLVSAAHYFQLAIDCSPRLTAAHEGMGRVREEQGAIELSLDSFASAAQFAFGEPIIPYERFLYVVL, encoded by the coding sequence ATGCTCAACCCGGGTGATCATCCGGAACAGCTTTCGGCGGTTGCGGCGTTTGCTGTGTGTGACAATGCATCCGCCACTCAACCCGCATTGAGAGTCAGAAGAGACCCCACGTTTTCCCCACCTGTGTCAGCACAACAGTGGGTGGATGTGGCCATGTCGTGTTTGCAGCGCAACAATGTGCCGTTGGAGCGGCTGATGAGTATGATGGAGGATACGTCTCGCGCTTTGGTCGAtgacgaagaagaagggagcGATTCTTCGCCACCAATGCCAACTGCCCACCATTCACAACATTCCACCACGGACCAAACGCAGCAGGATGATGACGACAGTTATTGTGTCGCAGGGATCAACGCTGAATGTGAAGGGGGTTTAGCGCCGTCCACCACCTTCCCCACAGTTGTTGGCTCGCGGCGGTGGCTCGCAGCACGGTTTCTTTTGTTAGGCTCGCGTCTTGGGGTGCAGGGTGGAACGGAAGTGTCACTCCGGGAAGCCGTACGGTTGGCGGAGAGGGCAGTGTCGGCGCATTGCTGTCCGCTAACGATTTTGCAGTTGTGTACGGCCTGCTATTGCCTGGGGCGTGAGGTTAAGGAGAGTGGTGGCCGCAGCACATTGGAGGGAAGGGTGCGAAAGCTTCTCGAATATTCCTCCGGGCTCGTAATGGCAAGGAACATGTCAAACCCTATGGACGCTATATTGCTTGCCAAACAGGCATGGCTGAGTGCTCTCGTCGGTGAGGAACGGAGGGCAATGGAGATAGTAAAGTTCCTTCTCAAGCGATGTCAAGCTGAAGCTGAAGTCCTCGTGTTGTTGGCCTTGTTACACTCTGCTTCTGGAGAGCATGAAGAGGCTTCGAAGGTGGCGGGTCACGCTGGCCAGATGTATCCCCTTAATGTTTTGTGTGGGGTCGTCTTCACTGCATTACAAAATATGGTGGACGATGCTGATCATCGTAAGCAGAAGTGTGTTGAGAACCTTCTTGCAGTGTTAGTGGGACGTGTGGAGGCTGCCTCGAAGGAAGCACCTCAGGAGGTGTCCAGCACGTCCGGCCACGCCGTCTTCCCCGTTGACGATTCTGCCATGAAACTTTTCTCTCTCGACGACGTGTGGAGTAGTGGtgggaaacacaaaagatTGATTGCTGGCCACTGGGCCTTATTAGCGCATGTCGCGCTGCTGGTTGGCTGCGGTTCCATCGCTCAGCTCGCCGCAGATGCAGGACTAGAGTACATAAGTGGTGTACAGGGTGAGCAGAAACAAGCCTATTGTGACTTGTTATGCTCCGCAGCGCGTGTCAAGATTGATTTGATTGAAGGATCTTTCGACTACTTCTTGAGGCAACGTCGCTTTGCGCAAAATTGGGGAGCTGCCGCTCAGCTTCGGGGGGTTAAGGATGACCGATACATGCGTGAGCAGCGGAAGCTTCTGAGCCATGATGAGGTACTATCCTTACAGACAATGCTTGGAAAAGCTCTGCAAGTGGGTAGCCACTGTGCTGAGGCATATTTGCTTCTTGGCCGCCTTGATTTGCTAGTGGCACTGGGGCCGGGGAATGTGTCAAGTACCCGTGAAACTCATTTGGTCAGTGCGGCGCATTACTTTCAGTTGGCGATCGACTGCAGCCCACGGCTCACTGCTGCCCATGAAGGCATGGGTCGTGTTCGGGAGGAACAAGGTGCCATTGAGTTGAGCTTGGACTCTTTCGCCTCAGCCGCCCAGTTTGCGTTCGGTGAGCCAATCATTCCTTACGAGAGGTTTTTGTACGTGGTGCTGTGA
- a CDS encoding exosome-associated protein 2 (GB:CAD23610.1 (AJ430833): exosome-associated protein 2 {Trypanosoma brucei;}) translates to MSLPPATGAVELASFQQHVHQFLVQNKRLDGRPLDALREPHILRDSKGGDGLLASTLYTDNTGMCLNCTVSGVFGPPPSDQPDEGRLTVDVAAPFFQSHSTDQVAAALREVARFVRSTIISCMDLTELNIINGEACWVLQVELVILNADGGLRAAALHAVVAAIHNMLLPRSRLPNGDEVESRRLRFHTIPVAVTIGVYKLGASGVRFLMDTNAAEESVVDGLLTVVLSDENGIITFVQSGSYSISSLLLTGAVNEFALRSAALRAAILKPSVAAAKINGSKNSVTDPHPLKEG, encoded by the coding sequence ATGTCACTTCCACCCGCCACCGGTGCTGTGGAACTTGCCTCGTTTCAACAACACGTCCACCAGTTCCTTGTGCAAAATAAGCGATTGGATGGTCGGCCGTTGGATGCCCTTCGTGAGCCACATATTCTCCGCGACTCAAAAGGTGGTGATGGCCTCCTTGCCTCTACGCTTTATACTGACAACACCGGTATGTGCCTGAACTGTACTGTCAGCGGCGTTTTTGGACCACCTCCATCTGATCAGCCGGATGAGGGCCGCCTTACTGTTGATGTGGCCGCCCCATTCTTTCAGAGTCACAGCACGGACCAAGTCGCCGCCGCTTTGCGTGAAGTGGCCCGGTTTGTACGCTCCACCATCATCTCCTGCATGGATCTCACAGAGTTGAACATTATTAATGGCGAAGCCTGCTGGGTGCTGCAGGTAGAGTTGGTCATCCTTAACGCTGATGGCGGCCTTCGGGCAGCAGCACTGCACGCTGTCGTCGCCGCCATTCACAATATGCTGCTTCCGCGCTCACGCCTCCCTAATGGTGATGAGGTAGAGAGTCGACGCTTGCGGTTTCACACCATTCCAGTAGCAGTGACAATTGGTGTGTATAAGTTAGGTGCGTCGGGGGTGCGGTTCCTAATGGATACAAATGCAGCGGAAGAAAGTGTTGTGGATGGGCTGCTTACGGTAGTGCTTAGTGATGAAAATGGAATTATAACATTTGTACAGAGTGGGAGTTATTCAATCTCTTCGTTACTCCTTACGGGTGCGGTAAACGAGTTCGCTTTGCGAAGTGCTGCGCTACGTGCAGCAATCCTTAAGCCGTCTGTCGCTGCGGCAAAAATTAACGGCTCAAAGAATAGTGTGACGGACCCACATCCCCTAAAGGAAGGATAA